In Sphingomonas sp. LR60, the following are encoded in one genomic region:
- a CDS encoding F0F1 ATP synthase subunit B family protein, with translation MANPSSTLAQDIESQPLEHQDMANGSGIHAGTSAGDGESHAAPTAFGLNDTGWVGVAALVVLIGMVVWKVPAAIGAMLDKRIGEIRHQLDEAAALRKEAEALRDEYAARARGAEADAAKMRDNAHHEAAEIVANAKHDTEVLMERRTRMAEDKIAAAERAAIAEVRARTAEAATAAAASLIAERHDAGADRALVDRAISGVGRLN, from the coding sequence ATGGCTAATCCCTCTTCGACGCTGGCGCAGGATATCGAGTCGCAGCCGCTCGAGCATCAGGACATGGCGAACGGCAGCGGCATCCATGCCGGTACGAGCGCTGGTGACGGTGAGTCGCACGCCGCGCCGACGGCCTTCGGCCTTAACGATACCGGTTGGGTCGGTGTCGCTGCGCTGGTCGTGTTGATCGGCATGGTCGTATGGAAGGTGCCGGCTGCGATCGGCGCGATGCTCGACAAGCGTATCGGCGAGATCCGCCACCAGCTCGACGAAGCCGCCGCGCTCCGCAAGGAAGCCGAGGCGCTTCGCGACGAATATGCCGCGCGCGCCCGTGGCGCCGAGGCCGATGCCGCCAAGATGCGCGACAATGCGCATCACGAGGCCGCCGAGATCGTCGCCAACGCCAAGCATGACACCGAGGTGCTTATGGAGCGTCGCACGCGCATGGCCGAGGACAAGATCGCGGCCGCAGAACGCGCCGCGATCGCCGAGGTCCGCGCGCGCACCGCCGAGGCGGCGACCGCCGCCGCGGCGTCGCTGATCGCCGAGCGTCACGACGCCGGCGCCGACCGCGCGCTGGTCGATCGCGCGATCTCCGGCGTGGGACGCCTAAATTGA